The following DNA comes from Alnus glutinosa chromosome 6, dhAlnGlut1.1, whole genome shotgun sequence.
TCTTTATAGGAAATTGACTTAAACGTTTATATATTATGAATCAATGTGTATTTTGATTGTTAGTGGGTTTAATAGttctaaaaagacaaaaactatATTTGGCACCTAAgcttttatttgatttgaatttagtttttgagtttttaatttcaagaataataAGATCATTAGGTTTTGCCCAATTCTAAAATTGGTCCCTTGGTCACTTTACCATCAAAGTTTATGAGTTATCATATGCATGCCATGGGATGTCTCATTTAACACGTCAACATCCATATATATCAATACCACGTCGGCAAGTGTCATGTCATCCAGGGGTTAATTAAGCtggtttaatttgtttttgtattattttgagttgTATGGATCGAGTGGGTGTGTTGTGCAGCTTCTACTTTGCAAGCTGCTGGTTTGTAGCTGTTGTTGGAGTGGCTATGGTGGAGCGTTTATAAAATGTTTTCTCTTTACTAAAGTCTGATTCttcgccggggggggggggggagggggcgcaaaaaaaaaaaagtcttggaTCTGGATGCATGCAAGCTAATTGGCCCATGTCATTGATGTCAATATAAAGGATTCAAGCTcgataaaagaaaatgtggtcCAAGAgtttaacactttttttttttggagcataggatcattatcaaaaaaatatatattcttttttttattaaaaaaaaaaaaaaacctatagcTTTTCTTGGGTTCTACTTTAGGTGAGAGAAAAGTAACAATTAGAAAAAGAGACTTGATATGAAAGGGTTGAGCTTCGAAGGGTACGGTCCAGCTTATCTCCGGTACCCtcatctatctctctctctctctctaaacacccAAACTAGTCATTAACGGAAAAATTATTCTCGAGAATACGCGACATGAGGTACATCTAGATTGAGTTTCAAGAATGTAGGCATCCCAAGATCGAGAGTCGATTCATCCGGCCAAGGTTCGAGACAAGCAAGTTTCGGGAATTCAAATATCAGCCGCACCCCAAGAAATTCGAATTAGAAGTCACAATTCAGGTACAATTAGGACTCTTCGAAGTATCTGGTCAACAGTCCTACTCCAAGTTGAGTTGATCATCAAGCTTggattgtattttatttttttcttatttacaattaagattttgtttcatttccttactagctagctaggactatatttactttatttatttcatttttttactaGGATTATGTTTACTTTCATGGTTAAGAATATGTTTTATTTCTCTACAAATTAATATTTGATTTCTTTATTGGGATTATGTTCACTTTCACTGCTAAGAATAtatttactttctctacaaatatttttctactatTTATAGGTGAGtttttttgcaatgtaataaaaaaaacccattgaattatttatcaaaatagagAATTCTCTCAAAAACTTTGTGAAGTTTATTGTCCCATGCGCGCCCAAGGGACATGGtcaatgattttaaaaagaaattgctTCACCGAGAAGCCTAGCTTGCACTGATTTTGAGTTTTGTTAtgttatttatataatattaattcttCAATAACAATAACCCCATTCTTATCccttcaataaaataaaataaataaataaataaccccATTCTTATACCAGAGGTTTCTGATTGAGGAAGTATGGCATAGCATGATGGTTTTGGATAACCCTTGGTATAAGAATAGGgctataaacaaataattggatGAAGAAgtctatatattatatatggtcATTACATGTTAATATGTCTCTATAAAATGGCCGGAGTAAACCATTTGCTTTGCACCACAAAGGAGTTTCATTAtagctagctatatatatatatatttatcctaAAGCAATATTTCGAAGGGAAAAAGAATGGGAATATTAAATGCTCAAGTTCTGCTTACCTTTGGCACCATCATATGTTTTGCTTCAACTTCATATACTTACCAAGGGACTGCCAGCTTCTACAAGGCTCCTTACGTTCGTGAGTACATATAACTATGAATtgtgtattaatatatatattttttattacaggGTTAAATAGTTGTAAAAAGATCTGTATAtaactttctgaaaaattcaGGTATACGTTTTTTTCACACAAAAAGTGAGAACAAATTCAGTTTGTAAAAGTCAAAATGTTGATCCAGGATCAATATCAAATGAGACTTGATATAGGAAGGGTTAAGCTTTTGAAGGCATATTTTGATATAGTTTTTTCTTTGCTAAGACCTTGTTAAATTATAAACTAATTGTCCCGAAAGCTTAAGTTTATAGAAAATTGTGACTTTAATCATtcatttaatattctaatgtacaCTTGATCTCCTAATGTGTGGGGATGTTGAAATGGGACTAAGACCTTTGTTCAAACACCACGATAAATGAtgactatttattttaaaagttttagttgataaaaaaaatagcagtaaatttaaccatttagTTTATTCATCTAATATAACCTAAAATTTGTGTCTTACCCAGCTACTAGTCAAAACTGAGTCCTAATTatacaaaaactaaaacccCAAAGTAATTTCAATCTCTTTTGCCAGCCTCTGCATGTAATGGATATAGGGATGATGGTATTTTTATAGCTGGAGCAAGTGATGCTGTATGGAAAGATGGAGCAGCATGTGGGAAAGTTTACGTGGTGTACTGTACTGGTGCCACAAACCAAGCACCACAACCTTGTACGGATAACCTTGTTGCGGTCAGAATTGTTGATTACTGTCCACAGGGATGCCGCGGAACCATTAATCTTTCAGAAGATGCTTTCTCTGTGATTGCTAATCTCAGTGCTGGAGTAATTAAGGTTGAGTACTATGAAGACTAATACACAAAGTAAGTTATGCTAAAATTGATGCTCAAAATTAACATCCTCATACATaacgtgcatatatatatatatatatatatatatatatatatatatatatattgtagacaTGCAACGTTATTCACTGTCTAGTTATATATGTTATGCAGGTGGAAGAATTAAGAAGGTCACTGTCCAAGATTAGATGGGAAGTTAAAGTTAGATTGTTAGCCAAGTTTCCTTCTAAATAGATTTGCTTGTCTATTTCGGGATGATCTGTTTCTGTTGTTTGTTTTCTAGCTTGGTTGCTTGGAGGGCTCTGTGTAGCCTTTTCCTCTGTTTGGTGTTTTTGAGGAAGTCGTTTGGCTTCTGTTGGACGTGATTCCAGTATTTACTGGAGTGTCGTATTGGTTAATttgagtttggtttataaagcTTTATTtcaattaaccaaaaaaaattaataagaaagtCTAGTAAGGGCAAGTTATGATGATACTGAAATCACGATGACTCATTTTCTAGCCTTCCGGCCAAGAAGCTTCGGCTAATTTTCagcatatttttctttcttttctgcgTTCTTCAACTTCTACTGGTTGGAATATTGgacttgctatatatatatatgttaggcactctttttcttttaaaggctttgtaaataattaatgttagaaacaatatatatttttatatatccTACAACTATTTTACAATGTGAATGTAGTAGTCCTAACTAAGTACctttgaatatttattttttaacaacaaCCGATGATCCAAAGGTTGATTGAGACTAGCTACCATATTAGGATTGTAggataattatgaaataaaaatatgacttctagTATTACTTATTTACACTATTAAACCTTAAGTATTGTTTATGAACAAACATAATCGTTCCTATCTACAAAAGTCTATAGAACCTTAACAtgagctttgataccaaacTTGTAACACCCCAACCCAATAATCTACATAGAAGCGTACTTTTTATTTCTAATATCTTCAAATGACATGGATTGATCACAATAATTTCCACAGGTTAACCAGGTCATTTATAATCTTCAAGCATCAATCAATATTATTCAAAGATCGTTTAATCTGGATACTCCCAAATAAAGTTTAAACATCTCTATTATCTCACATAAGTTCCATAAGCCACTTCAacatatttattacatatttttgaaaagttgaCAAAACATACATCAAAcctatacataaaaaataaattacatagGTTTTTCCAACTAATTAGTCACTAAAAATCTTTCCAAGATATGCAACCGTTTGCTAAGCTCCAAGATCTTCAAATTTCCCCGGTATCGATACTACTAAGAGCCTTTGCTatctttgaaaaatgtaaataaaatataatgagcAACCTCATTAAGTAGAAATAATTAATCAAGGGAGTGATGTCGAGCCCTTTACCAATTGGAATTATACaccaaaaattaataaaataattattaatattttcaaaacaagataTGAAATATTTCATTTGTAATGTTCAATTACAATGAGAATAATTTATGCACATGAGTAACCATTTTTATTATGAGCAATAAAATAATgcaaatatttcaaatttattaaaaccatCTCTCAAATGTCATACACTTATTGTCAAATGTTTTCATCCCGTTTGACTGGGTTGTGCGGTCCCCATATTGAGACTAAAACCTCTTCTTGGGCAAGAAGAGTCGACCCTCCTTGGAGTCTCTAGCCATGAGATTACTCATATAATTTATGAGAAATTCACCCATGACCGATTACTATGTTGCACTCATCAAGGTTTTAGAAACTTTAAGAAATAACtgcatttgttttgtttttgttattgttttttgttttttttcaaagttttataaaattacTCAAAAGCCCTAAATTACTTTAGTTATTACATTATATACGATGAATAAATGTACATTTTGATTGCTCTAAAAAGGCAAAAACTATATTTAGCACCTAGGTTTTTATCTAATTTGGATTTAGTCtttgagttttcaatttcaataataTTAAGGTCATTAGGTTTTGTCTAAGTTTGAAATTTGGCTACTTTTTGCACAAACGAAATCAAACCTGCacaccctcaaatttttttattctacCAAGAGAGacatgaatttttaaaattagagaaagttttgaaagagaaataagaaaagagaaTTGAGTGTACTAAAACTTGTCTTTAAGTGAATGCTCTAAAACGACTGTACGTTAGAAATGATCTCACTATATAGCAAGGATACGAGTTAGCTCTTCCCCTTCCAATGGGCCAAAATTAAATTCACTCATCAAATTATGTGATTAGTTAATTTGAATATTtctaaataaaacaaagataaCTTATGTGACATGCCATTGCCAAAACCAAATAGACTTGGTAAATGACTTTAATCAAAAGCCATTGCCAGCTAAATAGACTTGTTGAATGACTTTAATCAAAAGCCGCTTCACTCAAAAGCCATTGGACATATAATATTGTTCAATAATATtaaatgaaatttcaaattatgaTAGTCATTATTATATAACACCTCCATGTGAGAATtgggttgtatatatatacatctagAGGCTTTCAATTCtgttattaataaaaaagaaaaaggagtgaACTGTTCTCTCTGAAGAGAAAACCCTAGTCGCCGGGTTTCTCTTTAGATCTTGGTTAAGGGGGAGGGGCCTCTTTGCTTTTTCCATCTTGGTTTACTTGCTTtttgtttatggttttgttttcGACCTACACTGAGCCGTGGGTTGTTGGATTTCTTCTCTCTAGGTGGCTATTTGCAAAACCAATAGATGAAGGTATTTTCCTCTAATCCTTTTGAAGATTTGGAGTTGGTGGTTTTTGCTCTACAGTTGGGATGCTCAAAGTTAGGAGCAAAGATCGGTTTTCTGTTTCTAGTGAGGCTCAGACTGGTGCGGGGAGCATGGAGGACGAAGAGGAGTCTTCTCTCTCAGATTTACACTTTCTGTGTTGTTTCAGGGGTCGTCGACAACGCTCGAGGAGAAACGAATGATGATGGGTTGTACAACCTGGGGTATTTATTTTCCAGGGCGTCGACAacgttttgatgaagaagaagactaaTGTTTGGGTGCACAAATTAGGTTACTTCTATTCCAGCAAGGGAATAGGCTTATTCTTAAGTAGATTCTGGAGAGGTTTTATTTTAGTATACGGATAAGCTTATTCTAGAGtacgttttctttttttcttttttcttttcttttttttccgtTTAGAAGAAGCCTTACGCTCTATGCCAGCCAATGTTATTTACTTTATGTTTTTGGCTTCTTTGGATTGGGTTCTGTTGTTTAATCTCTTCAACCTGTTATGGTAGACTTTAGATCTAGTTTTTAGATTAGATCTTGATCTCTTATTTTCCCATAGTGGAACTTATTGTAAAATAGATGTGTTTTTTTGTATCTTTCTGCTAAGGCAGCTGCCTTCCAAGTTAGGAATTAGTCATATACTTTGTTTTTAGGAGTCTTTGTACCCTTAATTACAACTTTTGGCCCTTTGGGTCTCAGATTATAATGAAAGTTATTtccttattcaaaaaaaaaaaaaaattctgttatTAATACTGCCTCCGGATAATtatatgggataattgcactgttggtccctgttttatgccataattatttttcactccctatggtttaaaaagtttatgagagatccctgtggtatgcaataattacgttttactccctgggtcaaTTTTTCGTccacaattttgacggaatctgttagccctacacgtcagcgacacgtgtcgccatcttattggcgacacgtgtccatcttaataaaaaaatataaatttattaaaaaaaaaattaaacttattttttaaaaaaaaaaaaaacaaaaaaaaaagaagaaaaaagggcaggcttggggtggccaggccacccccttgctcccatttttgtttttttgttttttttgaatttttgttttttttttttttaaaaaaagtatttttatttattttttaataaatttatattattttattaagattggacatgtcagcgccacgtgtcaccaaaaAGATGACGACATGTGGCACTAacatggcatttgacggaatctgttaaaaattttaacagaatttgacgccagagatcaatttgtaattattgcataccacatggatctttcataaactttttaaaccataaggagtaaaaaataattatggcataccacagggaccaacagtgcaattatccctaattatATATGTGTTTCATAATGACCCTGAGGCACTATTGCTACTTTTCTACCATAAACATGCAGCAAAATTTGgtataagtttttctttttctttaaactaaAGGCATCATCcagaatatatattattcacCAGAGCATTAAAGCGTAAACATATTACATGTACATAATTACATCACTAGTACTTATACTTACAATCTTAATCAAATATCATATATAACCCACCAAATAATTATATCAGTCATATCTACATGTCAGAATATACATCTAGCTTGTTAAACCAAAACTATACAATCAAAATACCTTAAAGCAAAGCTCACGTTTATCGCTTATTTCATCAACATTCTCTTTATTTCATAGGAAGAAAATGAGTCATTTCTCCTCTAAATAGTACTATTAGTGGGAGTGGCATTGCTGTTTTTATCTTTAGACTTCTAGTACGTGTTTAGTCCTTAGTCTGATTAATTAGTATGCTACCTTCCATTGCAAAATACATTACATGGATGCGACGAAGTTCCAAAATTTGATTTGAAGACATATATAATTGCACTTTAGtctctttgtttttggttaGACGCCTAATCACatttaaacataaaaaagtaattGCTTTTTAACTCTCAACAATTGTGGAAAAACATGACCTATGTCAAattatcaccttttttttttttgcgcatATCGTGCTACGTTATTATTTTTAGcagttttattattaattttttttaagcatctTCTCTTCCCCTTCTAATAGGGCCAAAATCTGCTCATCAAATAGTTAACtagtttgaatattatttttgaataaaacaaaGTATATAACGTATGTGATACATCATTGACCATGCCAAATAGACTTGGTGAATGACTTTAACCAAAAGTGGCTTCACCCGGAAGCCATTGTAATGCACGAAATCACAATTTTTGTGTGTTAATTTATTGTTAATATAATattcaacaataataataaatgaaatttaaaattatgacaGTATTTATCTTGAAAATGGTCCAATAATGATGTTTAAGATCATGAGGAAGTATAATATAAGATGATATATTGTATTAATTAGATAACTCGGCCCTTCATGTGAGAATAGggttgtatataatatatatacatttggtGATTAAATTTGAAAGACATGAGGGGGAAAAGGCCTTTTAAGTTTATAGTTTTATTAACATACGTGTTAGGACGCCTCTATAAAATGGATtaaaccttttgttttgttttatgcaaCTACATATCTTTAGGTATttcaaagggaaaacaaaatATGGGAACAAATATTCAAGTTCTAATTGTTGTATGCACCATAATATGTTTTTCCTCAATTTCAGATGCTACCCAAGTGAATAAGAATGGGACTGCCACCTTTTACACAACTTCTTACGTtcgagagtatatatatatatata
Coding sequences within:
- the LOC133870529 gene encoding EG45-like domain containing protein, yielding MGILNAQVLLTFGTIICFASTSYTYQGTASFYKAPYVPSACNGYRDDGIFIAGASDAVWKDGAACGKVYVVYCTGATNQAPQPCTDNLVAVRIVDYCPQGCRGTINLSEDAFSVIANLSAGVIKVEYYED